One Mycolicibacterium goodii genomic region harbors:
- a CDS encoding serine/threonine-protein kinase: MVRNDPLPTQRDLPAGIPAELAAAGFEDPDEIGRGGFGVVYRCVQRALGRTVAVKVLTTDLEPENLERFMREQVAMGKLSGHPNIVTIFQVGTIASGRPYIVMQYHPHGSLNAKIQAGGPIGWRGALRIGVKMAGALETAHRRDTLHRDVKPANILLTEYGEPQLTDFGIARIAGGFETAEGAIMGSPAYTAPEVLLGESPTVASDVYSLASTVFTTSTGHAVFERGKGEQMVAQFLRITKHPVPNLRDADLPDDLAAAIEQAMSRTVSDRPESARVFGEQLRELQRRHGLPVDDMPIPIAPPTTRPSPAASPTPSSGYPMRTLTPPAPATRFQMPSSTKRLVERARLIDTLRAQRDKKLTVIHGPTGFGKSTLAVQWAKQLAADGVAVAWLTVDDDDNNVVWFLSHLIEAIRSVMPALASDLGDVLEEHGDDAERYVLTSLINDIHSSGRRMTLVIDDWHRVTDPATIAALRFLLDNIASGLTVVVTSRSQSGLPMSRMRMRGEIVEIDATALRFDVAESGSFLVDLAGLDLDQTDVEELTEKTDGWVAALQLASLTLRDRDDPVQLIETMTGRHHVISEFLAENVLETLEPSTLDFLLATSIPERICGGLASALTDVPDGQAILEKIEERDLFLRRIDDQWFRYHQLFRDFLRHRLSRQRVCDLHRRACRWYAEQRLVREAVDHALAAGDEAEAVRLVENDGLYLVSGGQMATLIGLTAKLPQDKVRSNPRLQLELAWANIVLHRVPAAREALSRVEATMADAGLSDEEIADMRAEVDVVRAIADLRADRLSGIDEHIAACLQRRDRMPPFSVATAATVATFAAAYRYDLDEVERIQTWAAPYYERSGDAFSIVNGLCFAGIAHHLMLNNAVAEERLRRALRIAKRSGGIHSYAGRLASSLLGEILYEKGDLAEAERLLDEGYKLGPEGGSVDFKIARYVISARIKALQGDRLGAAQRLDEATRVARSLSLNRLRALAEHERIRLGLPPHPEFGPMPVVSYDARREPVDAMDAIALQFEEASAIRRLMAQDDPAERDLACRWAREWVDRLSALNRPQALLRARRLLGACLAADGRTAEAKAMVATVAAQCAQLRMLRYLVDGGPQVVATLVELCADQEAGRWSPEWPEVPADFLQDAINSVAPQRY, from the coding sequence ATGGTCCGCAACGACCCGTTGCCCACGCAGCGGGACCTGCCCGCCGGGATCCCGGCCGAACTCGCGGCGGCCGGTTTCGAGGACCCCGACGAAATCGGACGCGGCGGCTTCGGGGTGGTCTACCGCTGTGTCCAGCGAGCCCTCGGCCGTACGGTCGCGGTCAAGGTCCTGACCACCGACCTCGAACCCGAGAACCTCGAACGGTTCATGCGCGAACAGGTCGCGATGGGCAAGCTGTCGGGACATCCGAACATCGTCACCATCTTTCAGGTCGGCACCATCGCGAGCGGCAGACCGTACATCGTGATGCAGTACCACCCGCACGGTTCGCTGAACGCCAAAATCCAGGCAGGCGGGCCCATCGGGTGGCGCGGAGCCCTGCGCATCGGCGTGAAGATGGCCGGCGCGCTGGAGACCGCGCACCGGCGTGACACACTGCACCGCGACGTCAAACCGGCCAACATCCTGCTCACCGAGTACGGCGAACCACAGCTCACCGACTTCGGGATCGCGCGCATCGCAGGCGGTTTCGAGACCGCCGAGGGCGCCATCATGGGGTCCCCCGCGTACACCGCACCGGAAGTGCTGCTCGGCGAATCACCCACCGTCGCGTCCGACGTGTACAGCCTGGCGTCGACGGTGTTCACGACGAGCACCGGGCACGCGGTGTTCGAGCGCGGCAAAGGCGAGCAGATGGTGGCGCAGTTCCTGCGTATCACCAAGCACCCCGTGCCGAACCTGCGCGACGCGGACCTCCCCGACGACCTCGCCGCGGCGATCGAACAGGCCATGTCCCGCACCGTTTCGGACCGCCCGGAGAGCGCACGGGTCTTCGGTGAGCAACTGCGGGAACTGCAACGGCGCCACGGATTACCGGTGGACGACATGCCGATCCCGATTGCGCCGCCGACCACCCGGCCCAGCCCGGCCGCCTCGCCGACCCCGTCGAGCGGGTATCCGATGCGGACCCTGACCCCACCCGCACCGGCCACCCGTTTCCAGATGCCCTCGTCGACGAAGCGTCTGGTCGAACGGGCGAGGCTGATCGACACGCTGCGCGCGCAACGCGACAAGAAGCTCACCGTGATCCACGGCCCTACCGGATTCGGCAAGAGCACCCTGGCCGTGCAATGGGCCAAGCAGCTGGCGGCCGACGGCGTCGCGGTCGCCTGGCTGACCGTCGACGATGACGACAACAACGTGGTCTGGTTCCTGTCACACCTGATCGAGGCCATCCGCTCGGTCATGCCCGCACTGGCCTCCGACCTGGGCGACGTTCTCGAGGAACACGGCGACGATGCCGAACGCTACGTGTTGACATCGCTGATCAACGACATCCACTCCAGCGGGCGGCGAATGACGCTGGTGATCGACGACTGGCACCGCGTCACCGATCCCGCGACGATCGCAGCACTGCGCTTCCTGCTCGACAACATCGCATCGGGTCTGACCGTCGTCGTCACGAGCCGCTCGCAGAGCGGTCTGCCGATGAGCCGCATGCGCATGCGGGGGGAGATCGTCGAGATCGACGCCACCGCACTGCGTTTCGACGTCGCGGAATCGGGCAGCTTTCTGGTGGACCTCGCCGGGCTCGACCTCGACCAGACCGACGTCGAGGAACTCACCGAGAAGACCGACGGGTGGGTGGCCGCGCTGCAGTTGGCGTCGCTGACGCTGCGTGACCGTGACGATCCCGTGCAACTCATCGAGACGATGACGGGCCGCCACCATGTGATCAGTGAGTTCCTCGCCGAGAACGTACTGGAGACCCTGGAACCGTCGACACTCGATTTCCTGCTGGCCACTTCCATCCCCGAACGCATCTGCGGTGGACTGGCGTCAGCACTGACCGACGTGCCCGACGGACAGGCGATCCTCGAAAAGATCGAAGAGCGTGATCTTTTCCTGCGCCGCATCGACGACCAGTGGTTCCGCTACCACCAGTTGTTCCGGGATTTCCTGCGGCACCGGTTGAGCCGCCAACGCGTCTGCGATCTGCACCGGCGCGCATGCCGGTGGTACGCCGAGCAGCGCCTGGTGCGTGAGGCCGTCGACCACGCGCTCGCGGCGGGTGATGAGGCAGAGGCCGTGCGCCTGGTTGAGAACGACGGTCTCTATCTCGTCTCCGGCGGTCAGATGGCCACCCTGATCGGGTTGACCGCCAAACTGCCGCAGGACAAGGTGCGGTCGAATCCACGCCTGCAACTCGAGTTGGCCTGGGCCAACATCGTGCTGCATCGAGTCCCTGCCGCCCGGGAGGCTCTGTCGCGGGTCGAGGCCACAATGGCCGACGCCGGACTGTCCGACGAAGAGATCGCGGACATGCGAGCCGAAGTCGACGTCGTGCGCGCCATTGCGGACCTGCGGGCGGACCGCTTGAGCGGCATCGACGAGCACATCGCCGCGTGCCTGCAGAGACGCGACCGGATGCCCCCGTTCTCGGTGGCCACCGCGGCGACGGTGGCGACGTTCGCCGCCGCATATCGCTACGACCTCGACGAGGTCGAGCGGATCCAGACATGGGCGGCCCCGTACTACGAACGCAGCGGCGACGCCTTCAGCATCGTCAACGGCCTGTGCTTCGCCGGCATCGCCCACCACCTGATGCTCAACAACGCCGTGGCCGAGGAACGCCTGCGGCGGGCGTTGCGGATCGCGAAGAGATCCGGCGGCATCCACTCGTACGCGGGCCGACTGGCGAGTTCGCTTCTCGGTGAAATCCTCTACGAAAAGGGCGATCTGGCCGAGGCGGAACGACTGCTGGACGAGGGATACAAGCTCGGCCCGGAGGGCGGCTCCGTCGACTTCAAGATCGCCAGGTATGTGATCAGTGCGCGGATCAAGGCCCTGCAGGGAGATCGCCTCGGCGCGGCCCAGCGGCTCGACGAGGCCACACGCGTCGCTCGCAGCCTGTCGCTGAACCGCCTGCGGGCACTCGCCGAGCACGAACGGATCCGGCTGGGCCTTCCACCTCACCCGGAGTTCGGGCCGATGCCGGTGGTGTCCTACGACGCGCGTCGGGAACCCGTCGACGCCATGGACGCCATCGCGCTGCAGTTCGAGGAGGCATCGGCGATCCGGCGACTCATGGCGCAGGATGATCCGGCCGAACGCGATCTCGCGTGCCGCTGGGCGCGCGAGTGGGTGGATCGGCTCTCGGCGCTCAACCGCCCGCAGGCGCTGCTGCGGGCCCGCCGGTTATTGGGCGCCTGTCTGGCTGCCGACGGACGTACCGCCGAGGCCAAGGCCATGGTGGCGACCGTGGCGGCGCAGTGCGCGCAGTTGCGGATGCTGCGCTACCTGGTCGATGGTGGGCCGCAGGTGGTCGCCACGCTCGTTGAGCTATGCGCCGACCAGGAGGCGGGGCGCTGGTCTCCCGAATGGCCGGAGGTTCCCGCCGATTTCCTCCAGGACGCGATCAACTCGGTTGCACCGCAGCGCTATTGA